One region of Wyeomyia smithii strain HCP4-BCI-WySm-NY-G18 chromosome 3, ASM2978416v1, whole genome shotgun sequence genomic DNA includes:
- the LOC129726715 gene encoding USP6 N-terminal-like protein isoform X4, with protein MNEDDPVNKRLLLERANEEREAIFMRYDRGRKNVDVDAWDDPAFEIYTQADRYGFLHPEKDDLVRDDLDAGRRKQIEMERSKKWLKMLKNWNSADTKERLQRRVLKGIPDRLRAAIWRKLLNIQQALDENPGVYDKMLKFARLYSPDIRQIDMDVNRQFRNHINYRERYSVKQQSLLKVLAAYSMYNMEVGYCQGMSTVAGVLLMYFDEEDTFWALNALLSNERYAMHGLYVEGFPKLMRFLQHHDKILTKCMPKVKKHLDKHGVDSVLYSLKWFFVIFIERIPFSLCLRVWDIYMLFGERVLTAMAYTILKINRGKLLRMKDMDQITEFLQITLYKQFGYDDDTVIKTLQLAMYELKKLNLDKLPPAPPTESPKYPFGQFIEPSLETKIGHRNEKFTEKETELRQTVLYRSESKNEDDEEENDSRHEENDEDDRTERDCDDITEDTISNLHTGVSMSSLRTIQSFTTLDTSTSLATSLNSLVIIDSFDENCDTMIEEITRL; from the exons ATGAATGAGGACGATCCGGTAAACAAGCGGCTCCTGCTAGAGCGTGCCAATGAAGAACGCGAGGCAATTTTCATGCGATACGATCGAGGTAGGAAGAATGTTGATGTCGACGCCTGGGACGATCCGGCATTTGAGATATACACTCAAGCCGATCGGTATGGGTTTCTGCACCCAGAAAAAGACGACCTGGTGCGGGATGATCTGGATGCGGGACGGCGCAAGCAGATTGAGATGGAACGGTCTAAAAAATGGCTCAAAATGTTAAAGAACTGGAACAGCGCAGACACGAAGGAGCGTCTGCAGCGAAGAGTGCTGAAAGGGATACCGGATAGGCTGCGTGCTGCTATCTGGAGAAAGTTGTTAAACATACAACAAGCGTTAGACGAAAATCCGGGTGTTTATGATAAAATGCTCAAATTTGCTCGTTTGTATAGTCCTGATATACGACAAATTGATATGGACGTAAATAGACAATTTCGAAATCATATCAACTATCGCGAGCGGTATAGTGTAAAGCAGCAAAGTTTACTGAAAGTTCTGGCGGCTTATAGCATGTACAACATGGAAGTGGGCTACTGCCAGGGTATGTCGACGGTGGCTGGTGTTTTACTGATGTACTTTGATGAAGAGGATACATTCTGGGCACTGAACGCACTTCTCTCGAACGAACGCTATGCCATGCACGGGTTGTACGTGGAAGGTTTTCCTAAACTGATGCGGTTCTTGCAGCACCATGACAAGATTTTAACAAAGTGTATGCCCAAAGTAAAGAAGCATTTAGATAAACATGGAGTGGATTCCGTATTGTACTCATTGAAGtggttttttgttattttcattgAGAGG ATACCATTTAGCCTCTGTTTGCGAGTATGGGATATATACATGCTGTTCGGTGAGCGAGTCCTGACGGCGATGGCCTACACCATCTTAAAAATCAACCGTGGAAAGTTGTTGCGAATGAAGGACATGGATCAAATAACAGAATTCCTACAAATAACATTGTACAAACAGTTTGGATACGATGATGATACTGTGATAAAGACTCTCCAGCTGGCGATGTACGAACTCAAAAAACTAAACCTGGACAAACTACCGCCAGCACCGCCAACCGAATCGCCAAAATATCCATTCGGACAATTTATCGAACCCAGTTTGGAAACGAAG ATTGGTCATCGAAATGAAAAGTTTACCGAAAAGGAAACGGAATTAAGACAGACCGTACTGTACAGAAGTGAATCGAAAAATGAAGACGACGAAGAAGAGAACGATAGCCGGCATGAGGAAAACGACGAGGATGACCGCACCGAGCGGGATTGCGATGATATTACCGAGGACACGATAAGTAACCTGCACACAG GTGTCAGTATGTCATCGCTTAGAACGATTCAGAGCTTCACCACGCTCGACACCAGCACGTCATTAGCGACCAGCCTTAACTCACTCGTAATAATCGACTCGTTCGATGAGAATTGTGATACCATGATTGAGGAAATTACTAGGCTTTAA
- the LOC129726715 gene encoding USP6 N-terminal-like protein isoform X3, which produces MNEDDPVNKRLLLERANEEREAIFMRYDRGRKNVDVDAWDDPAFEIYTQADRYGFLHPEKDDLVRDDLDAGRRKQIEMERSKKWLKMLKNWNSADTKERLQRRVLKGIPDRLRAAIWRKLLNIQQALDENPGVYDKMLKFARLYSPDIRQIDMDVNRQFRNHINYRERYSVKQQSLLKVLAAYSMYNMEVGYCQGMSTVAGVLLMYFDEEDTFWALNALLSNERYAMHGLYVEGFPKLMRFLQHHDKILTKCMPKVKKHLDKHGVDSVLYSLKWFFVIFIERIPFSLCLRVWDIYMLFGERVLTAMAYTILKINRGKLLRMKDMDQITEFLQITLYKQFGYDDDTVIKTLQLAMYELKKLNLDKLPPAPPTESPKYPFGQFIEPSLETKIGHRNEKFTEKETELRQTVLYRSESKNEDDEEENDSRHEENDEDDRTERDCDDITEDTISNLHTVHQQFLLTPRIRRLYPLGKGVSMSSLRTIQSFTTLDTSTSLATSLNSLVIIDSFDENCDTMIEEITRL; this is translated from the exons ATGAATGAGGACGATCCGGTAAACAAGCGGCTCCTGCTAGAGCGTGCCAATGAAGAACGCGAGGCAATTTTCATGCGATACGATCGAGGTAGGAAGAATGTTGATGTCGACGCCTGGGACGATCCGGCATTTGAGATATACACTCAAGCCGATCGGTATGGGTTTCTGCACCCAGAAAAAGACGACCTGGTGCGGGATGATCTGGATGCGGGACGGCGCAAGCAGATTGAGATGGAACGGTCTAAAAAATGGCTCAAAATGTTAAAGAACTGGAACAGCGCAGACACGAAGGAGCGTCTGCAGCGAAGAGTGCTGAAAGGGATACCGGATAGGCTGCGTGCTGCTATCTGGAGAAAGTTGTTAAACATACAACAAGCGTTAGACGAAAATCCGGGTGTTTATGATAAAATGCTCAAATTTGCTCGTTTGTATAGTCCTGATATACGACAAATTGATATGGACGTAAATAGACAATTTCGAAATCATATCAACTATCGCGAGCGGTATAGTGTAAAGCAGCAAAGTTTACTGAAAGTTCTGGCGGCTTATAGCATGTACAACATGGAAGTGGGCTACTGCCAGGGTATGTCGACGGTGGCTGGTGTTTTACTGATGTACTTTGATGAAGAGGATACATTCTGGGCACTGAACGCACTTCTCTCGAACGAACGCTATGCCATGCACGGGTTGTACGTGGAAGGTTTTCCTAAACTGATGCGGTTCTTGCAGCACCATGACAAGATTTTAACAAAGTGTATGCCCAAAGTAAAGAAGCATTTAGATAAACATGGAGTGGATTCCGTATTGTACTCATTGAAGtggttttttgttattttcattgAGAGG ATACCATTTAGCCTCTGTTTGCGAGTATGGGATATATACATGCTGTTCGGTGAGCGAGTCCTGACGGCGATGGCCTACACCATCTTAAAAATCAACCGTGGAAAGTTGTTGCGAATGAAGGACATGGATCAAATAACAGAATTCCTACAAATAACATTGTACAAACAGTTTGGATACGATGATGATACTGTGATAAAGACTCTCCAGCTGGCGATGTACGAACTCAAAAAACTAAACCTGGACAAACTACCGCCAGCACCGCCAACCGAATCGCCAAAATATCCATTCGGACAATTTATCGAACCCAGTTTGGAAACGAAG ATTGGTCATCGAAATGAAAAGTTTACCGAAAAGGAAACGGAATTAAGACAGACCGTACTGTACAGAAGTGAATCGAAAAATGAAGACGACGAAGAAGAGAACGATAGCCGGCATGAGGAAAACGACGAGGATGACCGCACCGAGCGGGATTGCGATGATATTACCGAGGACACGATAAGTAACCTGCACACAG TTCACCAACAATTTCTCCTAACACCACGGATTCGGCGTTTATATCCTTTGGGTAAAG GTGTCAGTATGTCATCGCTTAGAACGATTCAGAGCTTCACCACGCTCGACACCAGCACGTCATTAGCGACCAGCCTTAACTCACTCGTAATAATCGACTCGTTCGATGAGAATTGTGATACCATGATTGAGGAAATTACTAGGCTTTAA
- the LOC129726716 gene encoding uncharacterized protein LOC129726716 has translation MFKILSEAPKGVPTIKQIEAVGKVFKTRPFSSKGKGSHDNGLTDFSQRKECQQKVCAERALRKPEIEEPKCDKVSSPKTWRACPDPPTPKEFSCDDTLQHKVPRRKKRAMASRPACSKPAPSVEALECVKVKTDLCPRIGVPGCHKAKFPPKCDLPKAVRNCIKLKAPVPSFSECYRNPFPPQLRSECTCLTTPEICL, from the coding sequence atgttcaaaattttaaGTGAAGCGCCCAAAGGAGTCCCGACGATTAAACAAATAGAAGCAGTTGGCAAGGTTTTCAAGACTCGTCCTTTTTCTTCAAAGGGAAAAGGTTCACACGACAATGGCCTCACCGATTTTAGCCAGCGAAAGGAATGCCAACAGAAAGTTTGTGCAGAACGCGCGTTAAGAAAACCCGAAATCGAAGAACCGAAATGCGATAAGGTATCCAGTCCCAAGACGTGGCGTGCATGCCCAGATCCACCAACTCCCAAGGAATTTTCGTGTGACGATACTTTGCAACACAAAGTACCTCGGCGAAAGAAGCGTGCTATGGCATCTCGACCAGCGTGTTCAAAACCGGCACCAAGCGTGGAAGCTTTGGAATGTGTGAAAGTCAAGACCGACCTGTGTCCTCGAATCGGTGTTCCAGGATGTCATAAGGCAAAGTTTCCACCTAAGTGTGACCTGCCCAAGGCAGTTCGGAATTGCATTAAATTGAAGGCGCCTGTCCCTTCGTTCTCGGAATGCTACCGAAATCCTTTTCCTCCCCAGCTTCGATCCGAATGCACCTGTTTGACGACACCCGAAATTTGCCTTTGA
- the LOC129726715 gene encoding USP6 N-terminal-like protein isoform X1, producing MNEDDPVNKRLLLERANEEREAIFMRYDRGRKNVDVDAWDDPAFEIYTQADRYGFLHPEKDDLVRDDLDAGRRKQIEMERSKKWLKMLKNWNSADTKERLQRRVLKGIPDRLRAAIWRKLLNIQQALDENPGVYDKMLKFARLYSPDIRQIDMDVNRQFRNHINYRERYSVKQQSLLKVLAAYSMYNMEVGYCQGMSTVAGVLLMYFDEEDTFWALNALLSNERYAMHGLYVEGFPKLMRFLQHHDKILTKCMPKVKKHLDKHGVDSVLYSLKWFFVIFIERIPFSLCLRVWDIYMLFGERVLTAMAYTILKINRGKLLRMKDMDQITEFLQITLYKQFGYDDDTVIKTLQLAMYELKKLNLDKLPPAPPTESPKYPFGQFIEPSLETKIGHRNEKFTEKETELRQTVLYRSESKNEDDEEENDSRHEENDEDDRTERDCDDITEDTISNLHTVHQQFLLTPRIRRLYPLGKGTGNRLLLMLYFILSLMSVVFYNYHLFSLSYFVFITVNHLVYIVSAQTRTKLGFFQTSDILKTFLTRHYLSVFVYVCVGCTAVSANIGKQRCQYVIA from the exons ATGAATGAGGACGATCCGGTAAACAAGCGGCTCCTGCTAGAGCGTGCCAATGAAGAACGCGAGGCAATTTTCATGCGATACGATCGAGGTAGGAAGAATGTTGATGTCGACGCCTGGGACGATCCGGCATTTGAGATATACACTCAAGCCGATCGGTATGGGTTTCTGCACCCAGAAAAAGACGACCTGGTGCGGGATGATCTGGATGCGGGACGGCGCAAGCAGATTGAGATGGAACGGTCTAAAAAATGGCTCAAAATGTTAAAGAACTGGAACAGCGCAGACACGAAGGAGCGTCTGCAGCGAAGAGTGCTGAAAGGGATACCGGATAGGCTGCGTGCTGCTATCTGGAGAAAGTTGTTAAACATACAACAAGCGTTAGACGAAAATCCGGGTGTTTATGATAAAATGCTCAAATTTGCTCGTTTGTATAGTCCTGATATACGACAAATTGATATGGACGTAAATAGACAATTTCGAAATCATATCAACTATCGCGAGCGGTATAGTGTAAAGCAGCAAAGTTTACTGAAAGTTCTGGCGGCTTATAGCATGTACAACATGGAAGTGGGCTACTGCCAGGGTATGTCGACGGTGGCTGGTGTTTTACTGATGTACTTTGATGAAGAGGATACATTCTGGGCACTGAACGCACTTCTCTCGAACGAACGCTATGCCATGCACGGGTTGTACGTGGAAGGTTTTCCTAAACTGATGCGGTTCTTGCAGCACCATGACAAGATTTTAACAAAGTGTATGCCCAAAGTAAAGAAGCATTTAGATAAACATGGAGTGGATTCCGTATTGTACTCATTGAAGtggttttttgttattttcattgAGAGG ATACCATTTAGCCTCTGTTTGCGAGTATGGGATATATACATGCTGTTCGGTGAGCGAGTCCTGACGGCGATGGCCTACACCATCTTAAAAATCAACCGTGGAAAGTTGTTGCGAATGAAGGACATGGATCAAATAACAGAATTCCTACAAATAACATTGTACAAACAGTTTGGATACGATGATGATACTGTGATAAAGACTCTCCAGCTGGCGATGTACGAACTCAAAAAACTAAACCTGGACAAACTACCGCCAGCACCGCCAACCGAATCGCCAAAATATCCATTCGGACAATTTATCGAACCCAGTTTGGAAACGAAG ATTGGTCATCGAAATGAAAAGTTTACCGAAAAGGAAACGGAATTAAGACAGACCGTACTGTACAGAAGTGAATCGAAAAATGAAGACGACGAAGAAGAGAACGATAGCCGGCATGAGGAAAACGACGAGGATGACCGCACCGAGCGGGATTGCGATGATATTACCGAGGACACGATAAGTAACCTGCACACAG TTCACCAACAATTTCTCCTAACACCACGGATTCGGCGTTTATATCCTTTGGGTAAAGGTACTGGTAATCGTTTACTATTAATGCTTTATTTCATCCTCAGTTTAATGTCAGTAGTATTTTATAattatcatttattttctttatcttattttgttttcattacGGTGAACCACCTGGTGTACATCGTTTCGGCACAAACACGCACCAAACTGGGGTTTTTTCAAACATCCGATATTCTGAAAACTTTCTTAACACGGCACTATCtgtctgtgtttgtgtatgtgtgcgtgggTTGTACTGCCGTTTCGGCCAATATTGGAAAACAAAGGTGTCAGTATGTCATCGCTTAG
- the LOC129726715 gene encoding USP6 N-terminal-like protein isoform X2, which yields MNEDDPVNKRLLLERANEEREAIFMRYDRGRKNVDVDAWDDPAFEIYTQADRYGFLHPEKDDLVRDDLDAGRRKQIEMERSKKWLKMLKNWNSADTKERLQRRVLKGIPDRLRAAIWRKLLNIQQALDENPGVYDKMLKFARLYSPDIRQIDMDVNRQFRNHINYRERYSVKQQSLLKVLAAYSMYNMEVGYCQGMSTVAGVLLMYFDEEDTFWALNALLSNERYAMHGLYVEGFPKLMRFLQHHDKILTKCMPKVKKHLDKHGVDSVLYSLKWFFVIFIERIPFSLCLRVWDIYMLFGERVLTAMAYTILKINRGKLLRMKDMDQITEFLQITLYKQFGYDDDTVIKTLQLAMYELKKLNLDKLPPAPPTESPKYPFGQFIEPSLETKIGHRNEKFTEKETELRQTVLYRSESKNEDDEEENDSRHEENDEDDRTERDCDDITEDTISNLHTDNDDGSITKNSLTGTSVTSTNDISITSYERTCDIFRMPQNGSTALLGLRGNVLDDSISVASTHMVRDRDNPVTACSDDMVIPNGFTTIDGVIEDEDDDEVTEKQISV from the exons ATGAATGAGGACGATCCGGTAAACAAGCGGCTCCTGCTAGAGCGTGCCAATGAAGAACGCGAGGCAATTTTCATGCGATACGATCGAGGTAGGAAGAATGTTGATGTCGACGCCTGGGACGATCCGGCATTTGAGATATACACTCAAGCCGATCGGTATGGGTTTCTGCACCCAGAAAAAGACGACCTGGTGCGGGATGATCTGGATGCGGGACGGCGCAAGCAGATTGAGATGGAACGGTCTAAAAAATGGCTCAAAATGTTAAAGAACTGGAACAGCGCAGACACGAAGGAGCGTCTGCAGCGAAGAGTGCTGAAAGGGATACCGGATAGGCTGCGTGCTGCTATCTGGAGAAAGTTGTTAAACATACAACAAGCGTTAGACGAAAATCCGGGTGTTTATGATAAAATGCTCAAATTTGCTCGTTTGTATAGTCCTGATATACGACAAATTGATATGGACGTAAATAGACAATTTCGAAATCATATCAACTATCGCGAGCGGTATAGTGTAAAGCAGCAAAGTTTACTGAAAGTTCTGGCGGCTTATAGCATGTACAACATGGAAGTGGGCTACTGCCAGGGTATGTCGACGGTGGCTGGTGTTTTACTGATGTACTTTGATGAAGAGGATACATTCTGGGCACTGAACGCACTTCTCTCGAACGAACGCTATGCCATGCACGGGTTGTACGTGGAAGGTTTTCCTAAACTGATGCGGTTCTTGCAGCACCATGACAAGATTTTAACAAAGTGTATGCCCAAAGTAAAGAAGCATTTAGATAAACATGGAGTGGATTCCGTATTGTACTCATTGAAGtggttttttgttattttcattgAGAGG ATACCATTTAGCCTCTGTTTGCGAGTATGGGATATATACATGCTGTTCGGTGAGCGAGTCCTGACGGCGATGGCCTACACCATCTTAAAAATCAACCGTGGAAAGTTGTTGCGAATGAAGGACATGGATCAAATAACAGAATTCCTACAAATAACATTGTACAAACAGTTTGGATACGATGATGATACTGTGATAAAGACTCTCCAGCTGGCGATGTACGAACTCAAAAAACTAAACCTGGACAAACTACCGCCAGCACCGCCAACCGAATCGCCAAAATATCCATTCGGACAATTTATCGAACCCAGTTTGGAAACGAAG ATTGGTCATCGAAATGAAAAGTTTACCGAAAAGGAAACGGAATTAAGACAGACCGTACTGTACAGAAGTGAATCGAAAAATGAAGACGACGAAGAAGAGAACGATAGCCGGCATGAGGAAAACGACGAGGATGACCGCACCGAGCGGGATTGCGATGATATTACCGAGGACACGATAAGTAACCTGCACACAG ATAACGATGATGGCAGTATAACGAAGAACTCGCTCACTGGAACGTCGGTCACATCAACAAACGACATCAGTATAACTTCTTACGAACGCACCTGTGATATTTTCCGAATGCCACAGAATGGAAGCACCGCACTGCTTGGTCTCAGAGGAAATGTATTAGATGACAGTATTAGTGTCGCATCGACACACATGGTCCGGGACCGAGATAATCCAGTTACAGCCTGTAGCGACGATATGGTGATCCCGAATGGTTTCACCACCATTGATGGAGTAATTGAAGACGAAGATGACGATGAAGTCACAGAGAAGCAGATCTCGGTGTAA